A window of Streptomyces broussonetiae genomic DNA:
AGGTGCACGTGGTGGCAGCCGCGGATCGACGGATCTTCCGGATGCACCGGCTCCGCCTCGGAGTTGATCGCCTCCATCAGCGTGAGGCCGGCCGCGAGGATGTCGTCCTTGCGGGCGCGGTCGAAGGGGAGACCGAAGGCGTCCAGCGGGAGGATCGCGTAGAAGTTGCCGCCATAGGCCAGGTCGTAGGTGACCGTACGTCCGCCGGGCAGTGTGATCGCGCGGTCGAGCGCGACGGCGAACGACGGCACGTTCCTCAGGGTCACATGCCGCGCGGCGCCGTTGTCCACCGCCACCTCGGCCACCACCAGCCCCGCCGGCGTGTCCAGCCGGATGGTGGTCACCGGCTCCACGACCTCCACCATGCCGGTCTCGACCAGCACGGTGGCCACCCCGATGGTGCCGTGCCCGCACATCGGCAGATAGCCCGACACCTCGATGTAGATCACGCCCCAGTCGCAGTCGGGGCGGCTCGGCGGCTGCAGGACCGCGCCGCTCATCGCGGAGTGGCCGCGCGGCTCGTTCATCAGCAACTGCTTGATGTGGTCGCGGTGTTCACGGAAGTACAGCCGCCGCTCGTTCATCGTCGCACCCGGTACGGTGCCGATCCCGCCGGTGATCACGCGGGTCGGCATGCCCTCGGTGTGCGAGTCCACGGCGTGCAGGACGAGTGTGCTGCGCAACGCTCCGGCCTCCCTCTCGAACGTCAGACGAGCCCTGCTGCGACGGCCTTCTCGGTGGCCGCACGGACCGCGGCCTCCTGCTCGGGGAGCAGTGGCACCCGCGGCGGGCGCACCGGGCCGCCGTACCGGCCTACGACGTCCATGGACAGTTTGATGGCCTGCACGAACTCCACCCGTGAGTCCCAGCGCAGCAGCGGGTGCAACTGCCGGTACAGGGGCAGGGCCGTGGCGAGGTCGCCGGCCACCGCGGCGCGGTACAGCTGCACCGAGGCACGGGGCAGCGCGTTGGGGTAGCCGGCCACCCAGCCCTTGGCGCCCGCCACGGTCAGCTCCAGCAGGACGTCGTCGGCGCCGGTCAACAGGTCCAGGTCAGGGGCGAGTTCGGCGATGCGGTACGCGCGGCGGACATCGCCCGAGAACTCCTTGACGCCATGGATGTGCCCCTCGCCGTGCAGTCGGGCGAGGAGTTCGGGCACCAGGTCGACCTTGGTGTCGATCGGGTTGTTGTACGCCACCACCGGCAGGCCCGACCTCGCGACCTCCGCATAGTGGGCGAGGACCGAGCGGTCGTCGGCACGGTAGGCGTTGGGGGGCAGCAGCATCACCGAGGCGCAGCCCGCCGCGCCCGCCTGCTCGGCCCACCGGCGGGCCTCGGCGGAGCCGTACGCGGCGACGCCCGGCATCACTCGCGCGCCGCCGACCGCCGCCACGGCCGTCTCCACCACTCGGGCGCGCTCCTCGGGGGTGAGTACCTGGTACTCGCCGAGCGAGCCGTTGGGCACGACGCCGTCGCAGCCGTTCGCCACCAGCCAGGCGCAGTGCTCGGCGTAGCGGTCGTGGTCGACCGAGAGGTCGTCGCGCAGGGGGAGCGCGGTGGCGACGAGGACGCCGCGCCAGGGGCGGTTCTCCGGGTGGGTCATGAACGGTCCCCAATCAATGCGGTGTGACATGTCACTGTTCGGCTGTGTCGTCGTCCGGCAGGTTCGCCAGCACGCCGAGCGGTACCGGGCGGGCGAAGGGCCGGCGTCCCGCGGTGAGCGGGCAGCCGGTCAGTGCGGCCACGGCGGGTGCGCACATCCGGCCCTGACACCAGCCCATCCCGGCCCGGGTGAGCAGTTTCGCGGTGCGCAGGTCCGTGGCGCCGAGCGATCGTGCGGCCGTACGGACAGGGCCGGCGGTGACCTCCTCGCACCGGCACACCACCGTGTCGTCCGGGATGCGCTCCGCCCAGCCCGCGGGCGGGGCGTACACCGTCTCGAGCGCCGCGAAGAACGCCCGCAGCCGGGTCCTGACCCGGGCGGCGGCGGCCCAGGCGCGCGGGTCGGGGACGGTGCCGTGCAGCCGGGCGGCGGCCGAGCGGCCCGCGATGTGCCCCTCGGCGAGCGCGAGGGCCGCGCCGCCGATGCCGGTGGTCTCGCCCGCGGCCCACACCCCGCGCACGTCGGTGCGCTGCTCGCCGTCCACCCGTACGTCCGTCCCGGCAAGGGTGCAGCCGAGGGCCTCGGCAAGGTCGGTGTGCGGCAGCATGCCATGGCCGACGGCGAGGGTGTCGCAGGAGATGCGGCGCCCACTGCCGGGCCGGATCCGCCCCGTGCGGTCCAGCGCGGCGACCGTGACCGCCGTCAGCCGGTCGGTGCCGTGCGCCTCCAGTACGGTGTGCCGGGACAGCGTGCGCACCCCGTGGCGCAGCAACAGCGCCGCGTACCAGGCGCCTTCGGCGAGCTTGGCGGGGTGCGCGGCGAGGTCCGGCGCGCGGCGCAGTACGGCCGTGGGTCCGGCGGACTCCACCAGCGCGGCCACCCGGGTCCCCGCCGCGGCGAGCCCGGTGGCCACCGGCAGCAGCAGCGGCCCGGTGCCCGCGACCACGGCCGTCCGGCCGGGCAGCACCAGAGCACCCTTGAGCATGGCCTGTGCGCCGCCCGCCGTGACGACTCCGGGAAGCGTCCAGCCGGGAAAGGGCAGGACGCGCTCGTAGCCGCCCGTGGCCAGCAGCACCGCGTCGGCGCGGACGGTGACCCCCTGCTCCTGTGCGGGACCGAGCAGCGCGTGCACCGTGAAGGAGTCCGACTCCCGCTGCACACACCAGACATGGTGGTCTGTCAGATGGGTGATGCGTCCGGCCGCGATGTGCCGGGCGAGGCCGTCCGCCAGCCGCCGCCAGGTGCGCCACTGGTGGTGCAGGGCCTCGGGGCGGCGGGCGCCCAGCGCGGGGGCGGGCTGCCGGTAGAACTGCCCGCCCGCCTGGCCGGCCGCGTCGATCAGGGTGACCCGGACGCCCCGGGCGGCCGCGGACAGCGCCCCGGCGAGGCCCGCCGGGCCCGCTCCGACGACGGCGAGATGCGCGCGCCCGGTCATCGCCCCGCCCCGCGGCCGTCGTCCCGTCCGGTCCCCTCCTGGGTGCGGATCTCGTCGCCCGGGCGCACCGGGACCAGACAGGCCCGCTGGTCGGCCTTGCCGTTGACGGTCACCAGGCAGTCGAAGCACACCCCGATCCCGCAGAACACCCCGCGTGGCCGTCCCGTGCCGCGCGTGCTGCGCCAGGCCCTCACGCCCGCCGCCCACAGCGCCGCCGCGACCGTCTGCCCGGGCAGCGCCGTGACGGGGCGACCGTCGAAGGTGGCGGTGAAGGCCTCGCCAGGCCGCGCCCGTGCCAACTCATGTGGATTCACGGTGTGTTGCCTCCCTCGGTCCGACTCCAGGGATTCACGCTGCTTCGCCTCCGTCGGGGTCGAACCGTTCCGGGCGGAACGGGGTGAGATCCAGCTCGGGCGGCTGTCCGGTGAGCGCCTGGGCGATCAACCGGCCGGTGCCGGTGGCCAGTCCGATGCCGGCGCCCTCGTGACCGCAGGCGTGGAACAGCCCGGGCACCCGGGGGTCGGGGCCGATCGCGGGAAGATGGTCGGGCAGATACGGCCGGAAGCCCGCGTACGTGCGCAGC
This region includes:
- a CDS encoding proline racemase family protein, translated to MRSTLVLHAVDSHTEGMPTRVITGGIGTVPGATMNERRLYFREHRDHIKQLLMNEPRGHSAMSGAVLQPPSRPDCDWGVIYIEVSGYLPMCGHGTIGVATVLVETGMVEVVEPVTTIRLDTPAGLVVAEVAVDNGAARHVTLRNVPSFAVALDRAITLPGGRTVTYDLAYGGNFYAILPLDAFGLPFDRARKDDILAAGLTLMEAINSEAEPVHPEDPSIRGCHHVHLYAPGATARHSRHAMVIHPGWFDRSPCGTGTSARMAQLYARGELPLHTEFVNESFIGTRFTGRLLGESKVAEVPAVLPSFTGRAWITGTAQYLLDPTDPFPEGFVL
- a CDS encoding dihydrodipicolinate synthase family protein, with the protein product MTHPENRPWRGVLVATALPLRDDLSVDHDRYAEHCAWLVANGCDGVVPNGSLGEYQVLTPEERARVVETAVAAVGGARVMPGVAAYGSAEARRWAEQAGAAGCASVMLLPPNAYRADDRSVLAHYAEVARSGLPVVAYNNPIDTKVDLVPELLARLHGEGHIHGVKEFSGDVRRAYRIAELAPDLDLLTGADDVLLELTVAGAKGWVAGYPNALPRASVQLYRAAVAGDLATALPLYRQLHPLLRWDSRVEFVQAIKLSMDVVGRYGGPVRPPRVPLLPEQEAAVRAATEKAVAAGLV
- a CDS encoding FAD/NAD(P)-dependent oxidoreductase: MTGRAHLAVVGAGPAGLAGALSAAARGVRVTLIDAAGQAGGQFYRQPAPALGARRPEALHHQWRTWRRLADGLARHIAAGRITHLTDHHVWCVQRESDSFTVHALLGPAQEQGVTVRADAVLLATGGYERVLPFPGWTLPGVVTAGGAQAMLKGALVLPGRTAVVAGTGPLLLPVATGLAAAGTRVAALVESAGPTAVLRRAPDLAAHPAKLAEGAWYAALLLRHGVRTLSRHTVLEAHGTDRLTAVTVAALDRTGRIRPGSGRRISCDTLAVGHGMLPHTDLAEALGCTLAGTDVRVDGEQRTDVRGVWAAGETTGIGGAALALAEGHIAGRSAAARLHGTVPDPRAWAAAARVRTRLRAFFAALETVYAPPAGWAERIPDDTVVCRCEEVTAGPVRTAARSLGATDLRTAKLLTRAGMGWCQGRMCAPAVAALTGCPLTAGRRPFARPVPLGVLANLPDDDTAEQ
- a CDS encoding (2Fe-2S)-binding protein, with the protein product MNPHELARARPGEAFTATFDGRPVTALPGQTVAAALWAAGVRAWRSTRGTGRPRGVFCGIGVCFDCLVTVNGKADQRACLVPVRPGDEIRTQEGTGRDDGRGAGR